The Mauremys reevesii isolate NIE-2019 linkage group 1, ASM1616193v1, whole genome shotgun sequence genome has a segment encoding these proteins:
- the LOC120396044 gene encoding olfactory receptor 52M1-like, which produces MSEYNTTDFTNPSTFILQGIPGLEAAHVWISIPFCTMYVIAILGNFTILFTVKMEQSLHEPMYYFLCMLAVTDLVVHTSRLPKMLSIFWFNSREIDFSACLTQMYFIHCFLVIESGIFVAMAFDRYVAICDPLRHSTILTNSFVAMIGLAVMLRGSIVILPFPLLARQWPYCRTNVIPQPYCAHISVVNLACADTRVSSYYGLFVLFCVMNLDAAFIAVSYTQILRAIFSLPTKDARLKTLGTCSSHLFVILAFYIPGLFISLMYRFAQNVPLHFHVLIANVYLLMPPVLNPIIYGVRTKQIRDRLLRLFTHKGT; this is translated from the coding sequence aTGTCAGAATAcaacacaaccgacttcaccaacccctccaccttcatcctgcagggcattcctggcctggaggcagcccatgtctggatctccatccccttctgcaccatgtacgtCATAGCCATCCTGGGGAACTTCACTATCCTGTTCACTGTGAAGATGGAGcagagcctccatgagcccatgtactatttcctctgcatgctggctgtcactgaCCTGGTCGTGCATACATCCAGACttcccaaaatgctgagcatcttctggttcaattccagggagattgatttcagtgcctgcctcacccagatgtacttcattcactgcttcttaGTGATAGAGTCTGGGATcttcgtggccatggcttttgatcgctatgtggccatctgcgaccccctgagacattccaccatcctgacaaactctTTTGTGGCCATGATTGGCCTGGCCGTGATGCTGCGTGGCAGCATAGTCATACTGCCCTTTCCCCTCCTAGcgaggcagtggccatattgcagaaccaacgtCATCCCCCAGCCGTACTGCGCACACATATCCGTGGTGAACCTGGCCTGCGCCGACACCCGTGTTAGTAGTTACTACGGCCTCTTTGTGCTATTCTGTGTGATGAATCTGGATGCAGCTTTTATTGCtgtgtcctatacccagatcctcagggccatcttcagcctccccacaaaggacgcccggctcaagactttggGGACTTGCAGCTCCCATCTCTTTGTCAttttagccttttacatcccTGGTCTCTTCATCTCCCTCATGTACCGATTTGCCCAgaatgtgcccctgcatttccacgTTCTCATTGCCAACGTTTACCTCCTGATGCCCCCTgtgctaaaccccatcatctacggggtgaggaccaaacagatccgggacaggctgctccgtCTCTTTACACATAAAGGGACttaa